A window of the Hordeum vulgare subsp. vulgare chromosome 5H, MorexV3_pseudomolecules_assembly, whole genome shotgun sequence genome harbors these coding sequences:
- the LOC123452342 gene encoding cytochrome P450 81Q32-like, whose translation MDKASIAVLSLAFLFLLHYILGKRSDGRRGKGKGAVQLPPSPPAVPFFGHLHLVEKPLHAALCRLGARHGPVFSLRLGARNAVVVSSPACARECFTDHDVAFANRPQFPSQMLVSYGGTSLVSSSYGPHWRNLRRVAAVRLLSAHRVAGMSGVIAAEVRAMARRLYRAAAASPGGAARVELKRSLFELSLSVLMETIARTKGTRSEADADTDMSVEAQEFKQVVDEIIPLIGAANLWDYLPVMRWFDVSGVRSRILATVSRRDAFLHRLIDAERRRMEEGGDEGEKKSMIAVLLTLQKTEPELYTDQMIIALCANMFVAGTETTSTTIEWAMSLLLNHPAALKKAQAEIDASIGTSRMVAADDVPRLSYLQCIINETLRMYPAAPLLLPHESSADCKVGGYDVPSGTMLIVNAYAIHRDPATWEDPTAFRPERFEDGKGDGLLLMPFGMGRRRCPGEALALQTVGVVLGMLVQCFDWDRVDGGVEVDMTEGVGITMPKAVALEAVCRPRAAMRDVLQKL comes from the exons ATGGATAAGGCATCCATTGCCGTCCTCTCCTTGGCCTTCCTCTTCCTGCTCCACTACATTCTGGGCAAGAGGAGCGATGGCAGGCGCGGCAAGGGCAAGGGCGCCGTGCAGCTGCCGCCGAGCCCCCCGGCCGTCCCGTTCTTCGGCCACCTCCACCTCGTGGAGAAGCCGTTGCACGCCGCACTGTGCCGCCTCGGGGCGCGCCATGGGCCGGTCTTCTCGCTTCGGCTCGGCGCGCGCAACGCCGTGGTGGTGTCCTCGCCGGCGTGCGCCAGGGAGTGCTTCACGGACCACGACGTGGCCTTCGCCAACCGGCCCCAGTTCCCCTCGCAGATGCTCGTGTCCTACGGCGGCACCTCGCTCGTCAGCTCCAGCTACGGCCCGCACTGGCGCAACCTCCGCCGCGTCGCCGCCGTGCGCCTGCTCTCCGCGCATCGCGTCGCCGGCATGTCGGGCGTCATCGCCGCCGAGGTGCGCGCCATGGCGCGCCGTCTGTACCGCGCCGCCGCGGCGTCCCCCGGCGGAGCCGCGCGCGTGGAGCTCAAGCGGAGCCTGTTCGAGCTCTCCCTGAGCGTGCTCATGGAGACCATCGCGCGGACCAAGGGCACCCGCTCGGAGGCGGACGCTGACACGGACATGTCGGTGGAGGCGCAGGAGTTCAAGCAGGTGGTGGACGAGATCATCCCGCTCATCGGCGCGGCCAACCTGTGGGACTACCTGCCGGTGATGCGGTGGTTCGACGTGTCCGGCGTGAGGAGCAGGATCCTGGCCACGGTGAGCAGGAGGGACGCCTTCCTCCACCGGCTCATCGACGCCGAGCGGCGGAGGATGGAAGAGGGCGGCGACGAGGGCGAGAAGAAGAGCATGATTGCCGTGCTCCTCACTCTGCAAAAGACGGAGCCGGAGCTGTACACTGATCAGATGATCATCGCTCTGTGTGCG AATATGTTTGTGGCCGGAACGGAGACGACCTCAACCACGATAGAATGGGCGATGTCGCTGCTGCTGAACCACCCGGCGGCGCTCAAGAAGGCCCAGGCCGAGATCGACGCGTCCATCGGGACCTCCCGCATGGTTGCCGCCGACGACGTGCCCCGCCTCAGCTACCTCCAGTGCATCATCAACGAGACGCTACGCATGTACCCGGCGGCGCCGCTGCTGCTGCCGCACGAGTCCTCCGCCGACTGCAAGGTCGGCGGCTACGACGTGCCGAGCGGCACCATGCTGATCGTGAACGCGTACGCCATCCACAGGGACCCGGCGACGTGGGAGGACCCGACGGCGTTCCGGCCGGAGCGGTTCGAGGACGGCAAGGGCGACGGGCTGCTGCTGATGCCGTTCGGGATGGGGCGGCGGAGGTGCCCCGGCGAGGCGCTGGCGCTGCAGACGGTCGGGGTTGTTCTCGGGATGCTGGTGCAGTGCTTCGACTGGGATCGGGTGGACGGCGGCGTGGAGGTGGACATGACGGAGGGGGTGGGGATCACCATGCCCAAGGCCGTGGCTTTGGAGGCCGTGTGTAGGCCGCGTGCTGCCATGCGCGATGTCCTTCAGAAGCTCTGA